In the Acomys russatus chromosome 11, mAcoRus1.1, whole genome shotgun sequence genome, one interval contains:
- the LOC127195980 gene encoding H-2 class I histocompatibility antigen, D-37 alpha chain-like isoform X1 gives MRSRFSLLLDTAYLESQSATRRCQGTPSTGSQSTLQLSQALGEKMSFAYLLPLLASAKVLSQTQAGSHSLRYFTTAMSRPGLGEPRFISVGYVDDTEFVRYDSDAETPRMEPRAQWMEQEEPEYWERETRIARDTGRNFRVNLKTLLGYYNRSEDEPHTLQWMYGCDLGPDGRLLRGYCQEAYDGRDYISLNEDLRSWTANDAAAQISKRKSEQVDEAHHQRAYLQGPCVHWLQKYLKLGAETLLRSDPPKAHVAHHPRPEGDVTLRCWALGFYPADITLTWQLNGEDLTQDMELVETRPGGDGTFQKWAAVVVPSGMEQDYTCQVVHEGLPEPLTLRWEPPESKVPIMAIIAVLVVLGAVTIIVAVVAVVRKRRRNRGGKGGDYSPFRGKCRGRLVPETLGVELEVVGSSASP, from the exons ATGCGATCTCGGTTCTCGCTCTTGTTGGACACTGCGTACTTAGAGAGCCAATCAGCGACGCGGAGGTGCCAAGGTACACCGTCAACAGGAAGCCAGTCCACACTCCAGCTCTCTCAGGCCCTAGGAGAAAAGATGTCTTTTGCCTACTTGCTCCCGCTGCTGGCGAGCGCCAAGGTCCTGAGTCAGACCCAGGCTG GCTCACACTCGCTGCGGTATTTCACCACCGCCATGTCCCGGCCCGGCCTCGGGGAGCCCCGGTTCATCTCCGTCGGCTACGTGGACGACACGGAGTTCGTGCGCTACGACAGCGACGCGGAGACTCCGAGAATGGAGCCGCGCGCGCAGTGGATGGAGCAGGAGGAGCCCGAGTATTGGGAGCGGGAGACGCGGATCGCCAGGGACACAGGGAGGAACTTCAGAGTGAACCTCAAGACCCTGCTCGGCTACTACAATCGGAGTGAGGATG AACCTCACACGCTGCAGTGGATGTACGGCTGCGACCTGGGGCCTGACGGGCGCCTGCTCCGGGGCTACTGTCAGGAAGCCTACGACGGCCGGGATTACATCTCCCTGAACGAGGACCTGCGCTCCTGGACGGCGAATGACGCAGCCGCCCAGATCTCCAAGCGCAAGTCTGAGCAGGTCGATGAGGCGCACCACCAGAGGGCGTACCTGCAAGGTCCCTGCGTGCACTGGCTCCAGAAATACCTGAAATTGGGAGCGGAGACGCTGCTGCGCTCAG ACCCCCCAAAGGCACATGTGGCCCATCACCCCAGACCTGAAGGTGATGTCACCCTGAGGTGCTGGGCCCTGGGCTTCTACCCTGCTGACATCACCCTCACCTGGCAGCTGAATGGGGAGGACCTGACCCAGGACATGGAGCTTGTGGAGACCAGGCCTGGAGGGGATGGAACCTTCCAGAAGtgggcagctgtggtggtgcctTCTGGGATGGAGCAGGATTACACATGCCAAGTGGTGCATGAGGGTCTGCCTGAGCCCCTCACCCTGAGATGGG agcCTCCTGAGTCCAAGGTCCCCATCATGGCAATCATTGCTGTTCTGGTTGTCCTTGGAGCTGTGACCATCattgtggctgtggtggctgttgtgaggaagaggaggagaaacagag GTGGAAAAGGAGGGGACTATTCTCCTTTTAGAGGTAAGTGTAGGGGCAGGCTTGTCCCTGAGACCCTTGGGGTGGAGCTGGAGGTGGTGGGGAGCTCAGCCAGCCCATAG
- the LOC127195980 gene encoding H-2 class I histocompatibility antigen, D-37 alpha chain-like isoform X5, producing the protein MAPRTLLLLLAAALAPTLTRAGSHSLRYFTTAMSRPGLGEPRFISVGYVDDTEFVRYDSDAETPRMEPRAQWMEQEEPEYWERETRIARDTGRNFRVNLKTLLGYYNRSEDEPHTLQWMYGCDLGPDGRLLRGYCQEAYDGRDYISLNEDLRSWTANDAAAQISKRKSEQVDEAHHQRAYLQGPCVHWLQKYLKLGAETLLRSDPPKAHVAHHPRPEGDVTLRCWALGFYPADITLTWQLNGEDLTQDMELVETRPGGDGTFQKWAAVVVPSGMEQDYTCQVVHEGLPEPLTLRWEPPESKVPIMAIIAVLVVLGAVTIIVAVVAVVRKRRRNRGGKGGDYSPFRGKCRGRLVPETLGVELEVVGSSASP; encoded by the exons GCTCACACTCGCTGCGGTATTTCACCACCGCCATGTCCCGGCCCGGCCTCGGGGAGCCCCGGTTCATCTCCGTCGGCTACGTGGACGACACGGAGTTCGTGCGCTACGACAGCGACGCGGAGACTCCGAGAATGGAGCCGCGCGCGCAGTGGATGGAGCAGGAGGAGCCCGAGTATTGGGAGCGGGAGACGCGGATCGCCAGGGACACAGGGAGGAACTTCAGAGTGAACCTCAAGACCCTGCTCGGCTACTACAATCGGAGTGAGGATG AACCTCACACGCTGCAGTGGATGTACGGCTGCGACCTGGGGCCTGACGGGCGCCTGCTCCGGGGCTACTGTCAGGAAGCCTACGACGGCCGGGATTACATCTCCCTGAACGAGGACCTGCGCTCCTGGACGGCGAATGACGCAGCCGCCCAGATCTCCAAGCGCAAGTCTGAGCAGGTCGATGAGGCGCACCACCAGAGGGCGTACCTGCAAGGTCCCTGCGTGCACTGGCTCCAGAAATACCTGAAATTGGGAGCGGAGACGCTGCTGCGCTCAG ACCCCCCAAAGGCACATGTGGCCCATCACCCCAGACCTGAAGGTGATGTCACCCTGAGGTGCTGGGCCCTGGGCTTCTACCCTGCTGACATCACCCTCACCTGGCAGCTGAATGGGGAGGACCTGACCCAGGACATGGAGCTTGTGGAGACCAGGCCTGGAGGGGATGGAACCTTCCAGAAGtgggcagctgtggtggtgcctTCTGGGATGGAGCAGGATTACACATGCCAAGTGGTGCATGAGGGTCTGCCTGAGCCCCTCACCCTGAGATGGG agcCTCCTGAGTCCAAGGTCCCCATCATGGCAATCATTGCTGTTCTGGTTGTCCTTGGAGCTGTGACCATCattgtggctgtggtggctgttgtgaggaagaggaggagaaacagag GTGGAAAAGGAGGGGACTATTCTCCTTTTAGAGGTAAGTGTAGGGGCAGGCTTGTCCCTGAGACCCTTGGGGTGGAGCTGGAGGTGGTGGGGAGCTCAGCCAGCCCATAG
- the LOC127195980 gene encoding H-2 class I histocompatibility antigen, D-37 alpha chain-like isoform X4 has product MEAMAPRTLLLLLAAALAPTLTRAGSHSLRYFTTAMSRPGLGEPRFISVGYVDDTEFVRYDSDAETPRMEPRAQWMEQEEPEYWERETRIARDTGRNFRVNLKTLLGYYNRSEDEPHTLQWMYGCDLGPDGRLLRGYCQEAYDGRDYISLNEDLRSWTANDAAAQISKRKSEQVDEAHHQRAYLQGPCVHWLQKYLKLGAETLLRSDPPKAHVAHHPRPEGDVTLRCWALGFYPADITLTWQLNGEDLTQDMELVETRPGGDGTFQKWAAVVVPSGMEQDYTCQVVHEGLPEPLTLRWEPPESKVPIMAIIAVLVVLGAVTIIVAVVAVVRKRRRNRGGKGGDYSPFRGKCRGRLVPETLGVELEVVGSSASP; this is encoded by the exons GCTCACACTCGCTGCGGTATTTCACCACCGCCATGTCCCGGCCCGGCCTCGGGGAGCCCCGGTTCATCTCCGTCGGCTACGTGGACGACACGGAGTTCGTGCGCTACGACAGCGACGCGGAGACTCCGAGAATGGAGCCGCGCGCGCAGTGGATGGAGCAGGAGGAGCCCGAGTATTGGGAGCGGGAGACGCGGATCGCCAGGGACACAGGGAGGAACTTCAGAGTGAACCTCAAGACCCTGCTCGGCTACTACAATCGGAGTGAGGATG AACCTCACACGCTGCAGTGGATGTACGGCTGCGACCTGGGGCCTGACGGGCGCCTGCTCCGGGGCTACTGTCAGGAAGCCTACGACGGCCGGGATTACATCTCCCTGAACGAGGACCTGCGCTCCTGGACGGCGAATGACGCAGCCGCCCAGATCTCCAAGCGCAAGTCTGAGCAGGTCGATGAGGCGCACCACCAGAGGGCGTACCTGCAAGGTCCCTGCGTGCACTGGCTCCAGAAATACCTGAAATTGGGAGCGGAGACGCTGCTGCGCTCAG ACCCCCCAAAGGCACATGTGGCCCATCACCCCAGACCTGAAGGTGATGTCACCCTGAGGTGCTGGGCCCTGGGCTTCTACCCTGCTGACATCACCCTCACCTGGCAGCTGAATGGGGAGGACCTGACCCAGGACATGGAGCTTGTGGAGACCAGGCCTGGAGGGGATGGAACCTTCCAGAAGtgggcagctgtggtggtgcctTCTGGGATGGAGCAGGATTACACATGCCAAGTGGTGCATGAGGGTCTGCCTGAGCCCCTCACCCTGAGATGGG agcCTCCTGAGTCCAAGGTCCCCATCATGGCAATCATTGCTGTTCTGGTTGTCCTTGGAGCTGTGACCATCattgtggctgtggtggctgttgtgaggaagaggaggagaaacagag GTGGAAAAGGAGGGGACTATTCTCCTTTTAGAGGTAAGTGTAGGGGCAGGCTTGTCCCTGAGACCCTTGGGGTGGAGCTGGAGGTGGTGGGGAGCTCAGCCAGCCCATAG